The following are from one region of the Stigmatella ashevillena genome:
- a CDS encoding rhodanese-like domain-containing protein encodes MPTPEITPPELAARLAGPAAQRPLLLDVRFVEEHEHVALPGSVLIPLPELEERAQELERFRGHAVVVYCHHGVRSLDGAAYLRALGIEAVSLQGGIDRYSREVDPLLPRY; translated from the coding sequence GTGCCCACCCCCGAAATCACCCCCCCGGAGTTGGCCGCTCGCCTCGCGGGGCCCGCCGCGCAGCGCCCCCTGCTGCTGGATGTGCGCTTTGTCGAAGAGCACGAGCACGTGGCCCTGCCCGGCTCGGTGCTCATTCCCCTGCCTGAGCTGGAGGAGCGAGCCCAGGAACTGGAGCGCTTCCGGGGCCACGCGGTCGTCGTCTACTGCCACCATGGCGTCCGCAGCCTGGATGGCGCGGCGTACCTGAGGGCGCTGGGCATCGAGGCCGTCTCGCTCCAGGGAGGCATCGACCGCTACTCGCGGGAAGTGGACCCGCTCCTGCCGCGCTACTAG
- a CDS encoding HesB/IscA family protein has protein sequence MDTTTTPAPASLDVQATPLNPVRLSTAAVTQVKEVIKAQGFEGYFFSIRVVPAGCSGLGYDLNLVKEAKPNDHVWEQDGVRITTDALSSKYLLGTVVDFVSSVTGAGFKFENPNAKSSCGCGTSFTT, from the coding sequence ATGGATACGACGACCACCCCCGCTCCTGCTTCGCTGGACGTGCAGGCGACTCCCCTCAATCCGGTGAGGCTGTCCACCGCCGCCGTGACGCAGGTGAAGGAAGTCATCAAGGCCCAGGGTTTCGAGGGCTACTTCTTCTCCATCCGCGTGGTGCCCGCCGGTTGCAGCGGCCTGGGCTATGACTTGAACCTGGTCAAGGAAGCCAAGCCGAACGATCACGTCTGGGAGCAGGACGGCGTGAGGATCACCACCGATGCGCTGAGCAGCAAGTACCTGCTGGGCACCGTGGTGGACTTTGTCTCGTCGGTGACCGGCGCGGGCTTCAAGTTCGAGAACCCGAACGCCAAGTCGTCTTGCGGCTGCGGAACGTCCTTCACCACCTGA
- a CDS encoding acyl-CoA thioesterase, producing the protein MTQMILPPDANNLNAAFGGKVMQWIDICGAIAAQRHCRQVVVTASMDDLHFHASIRVGWIALLRSRVLATFRTSMEVGVTVHAENPLTGERTLTTSALLTFVALNKDGGRVRVPPLHLTTEAERVAFQEAEERRAQRIARQKETQAWLKAMMPEEKS; encoded by the coding sequence ATGACGCAGATGATCCTGCCTCCCGACGCCAACAATCTGAACGCGGCCTTCGGCGGCAAGGTGATGCAGTGGATCGACATCTGCGGGGCCATTGCCGCTCAACGGCATTGCCGACAAGTGGTGGTGACCGCCTCCATGGACGATCTCCACTTTCACGCCTCCATCCGCGTGGGGTGGATCGCCCTGCTCCGCTCGCGCGTGCTCGCCACCTTCCGCACCTCCATGGAAGTGGGCGTCACGGTGCACGCGGAGAACCCGCTCACCGGCGAGCGCACGCTCACCACCAGCGCGCTGCTGACCTTCGTGGCCCTGAACAAGGACGGAGGCCGGGTGCGGGTGCCCCCTCTGCACCTGACGACGGAAGCGGAGCGCGTCGCCTTTCAGGAGGCCGAGGAGCGACGCGCCCAGCGCATCGCTCGCCAGAAGGAAACTCAGGCCTGGCTGAAGGCGATGATGCCCGAAGAAAAAAGCTGA
- a CDS encoding PAS domain-containing protein, with translation MPPLSTSPVLSNGLPATSSGDDLLKQVESLSAAELDTLPFGLIQLDRAGRILKFNQTEAKLARINRDRQLGRNFFDDVAPCTKVREFYGRFVQGLKQRSLYETFGFIFKFDHGWRNVAITMFYSEKTDSVWVLISQTSVTPPPAR, from the coding sequence GTGCCACCTCTGTCTACCTCCCCCGTGTTGTCGAATGGCCTGCCAGCAACGAGTTCCGGGGATGACCTGCTGAAGCAGGTGGAGAGCCTGTCGGCGGCGGAGTTGGACACCTTGCCCTTTGGGCTCATCCAGTTGGACCGGGCCGGGCGCATCCTCAAGTTCAACCAGACAGAGGCGAAGCTGGCGCGCATCAACCGCGACCGGCAACTGGGCCGGAACTTCTTCGATGACGTCGCGCCGTGCACCAAGGTGCGTGAGTTCTATGGCCGGTTCGTGCAGGGGCTGAAGCAGCGCTCGTTGTACGAGACGTTTGGCTTCATCTTCAAGTTCGACCACGGCTGGCGCAACGTGGCCATCACCATGTTCTACAGCGAGAAGACCGACTCCGTGTGGGTGCTCATCTCGCAGACCTCGGTCACGCCGCCGCCCGCGCGGTAG
- a CDS encoding deoxynucleoside kinase has product MARPVPRKRPPAAPPAAEPSPAAEPSPAEESAAPARRARNTLRVRIPKVRRFVALAGNIGAGKTTAAKLISQCFGFELFDEPVIDNRFLKDYYADMRRWSFTLQLEFLLRRVEHHELIHSVRKSCVQDRTLYEDPEIFAKYLHGLGHLTNAELDLYYEYFQRLSRTIRPPDKVICFEVGAVDVLLERIRTRGRAEEKGIQDQFLRGLNGYYATFPQVLQKKYGVDCLVLDVSSRDIRRGQGREEFLDRVSSFLA; this is encoded by the coding sequence ATGGCTCGCCCCGTCCCCCGCAAGCGCCCCCCTGCCGCCCCTCCCGCCGCGGAGCCCTCTCCCGCCGCGGAGCCCTCCCCCGCCGAGGAGAGCGCTGCCCCGGCTCGCCGCGCGCGCAACACGCTCCGGGTGCGCATCCCCAAGGTCCGGCGCTTCGTGGCCCTGGCAGGCAACATCGGGGCGGGCAAGACGACGGCCGCCAAGCTCATCAGCCAATGCTTCGGCTTCGAGCTCTTCGACGAGCCGGTCATCGATAACCGGTTCCTCAAGGACTACTACGCCGACATGCGCCGCTGGAGCTTCACCCTCCAGCTCGAGTTCCTCCTGCGGCGCGTGGAGCACCATGAACTCATCCACTCGGTGCGCAAGAGCTGCGTCCAGGACCGGACCCTCTACGAGGATCCGGAGATCTTCGCCAAGTACCTCCACGGGCTGGGGCACCTGACGAACGCGGAGTTGGATCTCTACTACGAGTACTTCCAGCGCCTGTCTCGCACCATCCGCCCGCCCGACAAGGTCATCTGCTTCGAAGTGGGGGCGGTGGACGTGCTGCTCGAGCGCATCCGCACCCGGGGGCGCGCCGAGGAGAAGGGCATCCAGGATCAATTCCTGCGAGGCCTCAACGGCTACTACGCCACGTTTCCCCAGGTGCTCCAGAAGAAGTATGGCGTGGACTGCCTCGTGCTGGACGTCTCCTCCCGGGACATCCGCCGGGGGCAAGGACGGGAGGAGTTCCTGGACCGCGTCTCCAGCTTCCTGGCGTGA
- a CDS encoding glycerophosphodiester phosphodiesterase, translating to MARPLPAFLHGLKPTLHISHRGGALLAPENTLCAFQAAVERYRTQMLELDVHLSRDGELIVAHDATLDRCTDGSGPLAAFSLAELQRLDAGFRFTPDGRTFSFRRQGVRIPTLREVLKAFPDLRINLELKPDTPGAEQALHQVLREEGALERVCLGSEHDTVAERLVACMPEACHFYPRDALAAYVIAVRSGEPPPEDPRYTVLDMPLYFGEVRLVDEAFLRTVTSQGKWVNVWTVDDAAEMRRLVTEGVGGIMTDRPDTLRQILDASAQAQ from the coding sequence ATGGCCCGCCCCCTTCCCGCCTTCCTCCACGGCTTGAAGCCGACCCTTCACATCTCCCACCGGGGCGGTGCCCTGCTCGCGCCAGAGAACACCCTGTGTGCCTTCCAAGCGGCGGTGGAGCGCTACCGCACCCAGATGTTGGAGTTGGATGTCCACCTGAGCCGCGACGGTGAGCTCATCGTGGCCCACGATGCCACCCTCGACCGCTGCACCGACGGCTCGGGCCCCCTGGCCGCGTTCTCCCTCGCCGAACTCCAGCGCCTGGATGCCGGCTTCCGCTTTACCCCCGATGGCCGCACCTTCTCCTTCCGGCGCCAGGGCGTGCGCATCCCCACGCTGCGCGAGGTGCTCAAGGCCTTTCCAGACCTGCGCATCAACCTGGAATTGAAGCCGGACACCCCCGGCGCCGAGCAGGCGCTCCACCAGGTGCTCCGCGAGGAAGGGGCGCTGGAGCGCGTGTGTCTGGGCAGCGAGCACGACACCGTGGCCGAACGGCTGGTGGCCTGCATGCCCGAGGCCTGCCACTTCTACCCGCGCGACGCCCTCGCCGCGTATGTGATCGCCGTGCGCAGCGGGGAACCCCCTCCCGAGGACCCGCGCTACACAGTCCTCGACATGCCGCTGTACTTTGGCGAGGTGCGGCTCGTGGACGAGGCGTTTCTCCGCACGGTGACCTCCCAGGGAAAGTGGGTCAATGTGTGGACGGTGGACGATGCCGCGGAGATGCGGCGCTTGGTCACCGAGGGGGTGGGCGGCATCATGACGGATCGTCCGGACACGCTCCGTCAGATTTTGGACGCTTCCGCGCAAGCGCAGTAA
- a CDS encoding serine/threonine protein kinase, translating to MPFGKYVLIKRLAVGGMAELFLAQEPPKPGLVVLKRILPYLSEEPEFVQMFLDEARIAAQLHHPNIVQVSELGRLDNTIFIAMEFVEGIDLRRVMQEEGKFGANVPYGVAAAVCAQVAAGLDYAHHSIGVDGRPLQLIHRDVSPQNVMLAYDGRVKLVDFGIAKAGAFVERSKPGVIKGKFLYLSPEQVAQDKLDHRADIFALGTMMYEITTGKSPFAKPTTEGILFAIRSEDPSPPHLIKDDYPTELSRIIMRCLLKDRNVRYQRASEVQKDLEIFLSSGTLKQSTDVADYIARLMGEEEERTVLHIPIAAPAGRKDATMPMPMGLSARPARRATGEKAAVPEYQAEPEMPTQMSRPRGLSREAPEEPPEAEQEAEEEAEEAAGERELDDTLEPSGEHEAAQEEEAEPFEQEEEEERTAIGTHPARTWSASDGEFTVQERARSGRAPVGAVAPRRSGLPIEPNTEPRARRPSPPPDRRPLDEEDDDEDSQSISLTQPTVNQRLRTGAGDELSRSVSHTQPTPAPRGSRPGARMVPWDEDSPDATDSGLSEDLSQSLPPDTLSDEDESTGGYRQASEPPARRGRGWLLALAAGALFLALGGGLLWVLMATPEEDAWGDGPLQPVPLQPVRTGDKSPPAGPSGSEALPPNAPELAAGADVQAGEEPSAANNPPGSPVGNGAEDTPPAENAPPGAAAEPPSAVAAVAEPLGKKLPAEAVAVKFTTSSRTVIISVDGKRIEPNKVVSLPAGQVKVKYACSSARKPTKGSFKQTLKPDDRGAIELLIPCRKGQK from the coding sequence ATCCCCTTTGGCAAGTACGTCCTCATCAAGCGTCTCGCGGTGGGGGGCATGGCGGAGCTCTTTCTTGCGCAGGAGCCGCCCAAGCCTGGCTTGGTGGTGCTCAAGCGGATTCTCCCCTACCTCTCCGAGGAGCCTGAGTTCGTCCAGATGTTCCTGGACGAGGCCCGCATCGCCGCGCAGCTGCACCACCCCAACATCGTTCAGGTGTCGGAGCTGGGGCGGCTCGACAACACCATCTTCATCGCGATGGAGTTCGTCGAGGGCATCGACTTGCGGCGCGTCATGCAGGAGGAGGGGAAGTTTGGGGCCAACGTGCCCTATGGCGTCGCCGCCGCTGTCTGCGCCCAGGTGGCGGCGGGGCTCGACTATGCCCACCACTCCATCGGGGTGGATGGTCGGCCCCTGCAGCTCATCCACCGGGACGTCAGCCCCCAGAACGTGATGCTCGCCTATGACGGGCGGGTGAAGCTCGTCGACTTCGGCATCGCCAAGGCCGGGGCCTTCGTCGAGCGCAGCAAGCCGGGCGTCATCAAGGGCAAGTTCCTCTACCTGTCTCCGGAGCAGGTGGCCCAAGACAAGCTGGACCACCGGGCGGACATCTTCGCGCTGGGCACGATGATGTACGAGATCACCACGGGCAAGAGCCCCTTCGCCAAGCCCACCACCGAGGGGATCCTCTTCGCCATCCGTTCCGAGGATCCGTCGCCCCCCCATCTCATCAAGGACGACTACCCCACGGAGCTGTCGCGCATCATCATGCGCTGCCTGCTGAAGGACCGGAACGTGCGCTACCAGCGCGCCTCGGAGGTGCAGAAGGATCTCGAGATCTTCCTCAGTTCGGGGACCCTCAAGCAGAGCACGGATGTGGCCGACTACATCGCCCGGCTGATGGGCGAGGAGGAGGAGCGCACCGTCCTGCACATCCCCATCGCCGCCCCGGCGGGCCGCAAGGACGCGACCATGCCGATGCCCATGGGGCTCTCGGCGCGGCCGGCCCGCAGGGCGACCGGTGAGAAGGCCGCCGTGCCGGAGTACCAGGCAGAGCCCGAGATGCCGACGCAGATGTCGCGCCCCCGGGGCCTGTCTCGCGAGGCGCCCGAGGAGCCTCCTGAGGCCGAACAGGAGGCCGAGGAAGAGGCCGAGGAAGCGGCTGGGGAGCGCGAGCTCGACGATACCCTGGAACCCTCCGGCGAGCATGAGGCCGCTCAGGAGGAGGAAGCGGAGCCGTTCGAACAAGAGGAGGAGGAGGAGCGGACCGCCATCGGCACCCATCCGGCGCGCACGTGGTCCGCCAGCGACGGAGAATTCACCGTGCAGGAGCGCGCGCGGAGTGGCCGCGCGCCGGTGGGCGCCGTGGCCCCTCGCCGCTCCGGGTTGCCCATCGAGCCGAACACGGAGCCTCGGGCGCGCCGCCCCTCACCGCCCCCCGACCGTCGGCCGCTCGACGAGGAGGACGACGATGAGGACTCGCAGTCCATCTCCCTGACGCAGCCCACGGTGAACCAGCGGCTCCGGACCGGGGCAGGAGACGAGCTCTCCCGGTCGGTCTCCCATACGCAGCCCACGCCGGCCCCCCGGGGCTCTCGGCCGGGCGCGCGGATGGTTCCCTGGGATGAGGATTCGCCGGACGCCACGGACTCGGGGCTCTCCGAGGATCTGTCCCAGTCTTTGCCCCCGGACACGCTGTCCGATGAAGACGAGTCCACCGGGGGTTACCGGCAGGCGTCCGAGCCTCCCGCGAGGCGGGGACGGGGGTGGCTGCTCGCCCTGGCCGCGGGCGCGCTGTTTCTCGCGCTGGGCGGAGGGCTCCTCTGGGTCCTGATGGCCACTCCCGAAGAGGACGCTTGGGGGGACGGCCCCTTGCAGCCTGTTCCCCTTCAGCCGGTGAGGACTGGTGACAAGTCGCCGCCCGCGGGCCCCAGCGGCTCCGAGGCGCTCCCGCCCAACGCGCCGGAGTTGGCCGCGGGAGCGGACGTGCAGGCGGGGGAGGAGCCTTCCGCCGCGAACAACCCACCGGGTTCTCCGGTCGGTAATGGCGCCGAGGACACGCCCCCCGCTGAGAACGCCCCGCCCGGAGCGGCCGCCGAACCGCCCTCCGCCGTGGCGGCTGTGGCCGAACCTCTGGGCAAGAAGCTCCCCGCCGAAGCCGTCGCCGTGAAGTTCACGACCTCGTCGCGGACGGTCATCATCTCGGTCGACGGCAAGCGGATCGAACCCAACAAGGTCGTCTCCCTGCCGGCCGGCCAGGTCAAGGTCAAGTACGCCTGCTCCTCCGCCCGGAAGCCCACCAAGGGCAGTTTCAAGCAAACTCTCAAGCCCGATGACCGGGGGGCCATCGAGCTGCTGATCCCCTGCAGAAAAGGCCAGAAATAA
- a CDS encoding metallothionein translates to MKRIGMAVAVLGLTGGVLLSPGVGHACEGGHATAPPAPSEPRPKVQPLKEVDELLTAKCQCGSKADCTCKKGECQCARCKGGRQQVMDALREQNTGLKLEDARYDASAGIFI, encoded by the coding sequence ATGAAGCGCATCGGCATGGCGGTGGCTGTCCTGGGGCTGACGGGCGGCGTGCTGCTCTCACCGGGCGTGGGACACGCCTGCGAGGGGGGCCACGCGACAGCCCCTCCGGCGCCCTCCGAGCCGCGCCCCAAGGTTCAACCGCTGAAGGAAGTGGACGAGCTGCTGACGGCCAAGTGTCAGTGCGGCAGCAAGGCGGACTGCACCTGCAAGAAGGGCGAGTGCCAGTGTGCCCGGTGCAAGGGTGGCCGCCAGCAGGTGATGGACGCGCTGCGCGAGCAGAACACGGGGCTGAAGCTGGAGGACGCGCGCTACGACGCGTCCGCCGGCATCTTCATCTGA
- the nadA gene encoding quinolinate synthase NadA, with the protein MSPEVDTDVDYESKINALKRSLNAVILAHYYQESEIQDVADFVGDSLALAQAAAKTDADVIVFCGVHFMAETAKILNPAKQVLLPDLKAGCSLSDRCPPAAFQAFKEKHPGAFVVSYVNSSAAVKAMSDVICTSSNAVKIVQQVPQDRQILFAPDQHLGRHVMKQTGRDMVLWPGSCIVHEIFSEKKLVQLKVEHPDAEVVAHPECEQPVLRHADFIGSTKGILDYVVASPKQKFIVVTEAGILHQMKLKAPEKTYIPAPPDNGCACNECPYMRLNTLEKLYLCMRDRTPELRLPENLQRAARAPLQRMLEWS; encoded by the coding sequence ATGAGCCCCGAAGTCGACACCGACGTGGACTATGAATCGAAGATCAACGCGCTGAAGCGTTCTCTCAACGCAGTCATCCTGGCGCACTATTACCAGGAGAGTGAAATCCAGGATGTAGCGGATTTTGTGGGAGACAGCCTGGCTTTGGCGCAGGCCGCGGCGAAGACGGACGCGGATGTCATCGTCTTTTGCGGTGTCCACTTCATGGCGGAGACAGCGAAGATCCTGAACCCCGCGAAGCAGGTGTTGCTGCCCGATCTGAAGGCAGGCTGTTCCCTGTCGGACCGGTGCCCGCCGGCCGCCTTCCAAGCGTTCAAGGAGAAACACCCGGGCGCCTTCGTGGTGAGCTACGTGAACAGCTCCGCGGCGGTGAAGGCGATGAGCGATGTCATCTGCACCTCCTCCAACGCGGTGAAGATTGTCCAACAGGTCCCCCAGGACCGGCAGATCCTCTTCGCGCCGGATCAGCACCTGGGCCGGCATGTGATGAAGCAGACAGGCCGGGACATGGTGCTCTGGCCGGGCAGCTGCATCGTTCACGAAATCTTCAGCGAGAAGAAGCTGGTGCAGTTGAAGGTGGAGCACCCGGACGCGGAGGTGGTGGCGCACCCCGAATGCGAGCAACCGGTGCTGCGGCACGCGGACTTCATCGGCTCCACCAAAGGCATCCTGGATTACGTGGTGGCCAGCCCGAAGCAGAAGTTCATCGTCGTGACGGAGGCCGGCATCCTCCACCAGATGAAGCTCAAGGCGCCGGAGAAGACCTATATCCCGGCCCCGCCCGACAACGGCTGTGCGTGCAACGAGTGCCCGTACATGCGGCTCAACACGCTGGAGAAGCTCTACCTGTGCATGAGGGACCGGACCCCAGAGCTGCGCCTGCCAGAGAACCTCCAGCGTGCCGCGCGCGCCCCCCTTCAGCGAATGCTGGAGTGGTCCTGA
- a CDS encoding PilZ domain-containing protein, with translation MVSHEQSVLIVHPDPVLRAGLVSALAPRRIIAVSSRDDATRTLAERVPDVVLADVVEARRFIRDLDRLAPAAMRVFLCPQSQSQELRELVDVAAEGHEFHTVDPTVPVEEMARSLRELMRQRASVRVTTTGLEAVFLVEGKPLRAQCLNVGNEGVLLKLPVDAPIEQLPPGTRVFDLRLERAGQVMLRTNGFVRHLGLERAPGDAWFRVGIQLERTGTGIGHVELATLNDMVRVLAVLRRALRRQGTLQCTLVQGVRRREELEATLIEETADAPAVLRCALPLRWNVSVGDVVQLVFDLSGKSYHGWAAVVRTEADGFILSMPRSLSMYHRRSSMRFQAGEEQTFSVSYVSPLTGERMEYPVMDLHPLGLSFAYDAARDVLPVGLIIDSFTLVLPDGTRAPCSAEVRDSSPLLSHAVGGLARPFRCGMRLINVQPEARQVVMDAFVQARCPQVRDGRAEPFQKLWELAQAVHLFHPDYPFEEGPHLALLEDTHRKLAHVPDGLFRTFLYCEGDELLGHVSGVRTHSRTWMVQHLMVMPTVRRGENISRDLPALNVDYAEALEDVNYMRIFWRLQNKWPDRVFGWIARTMHIEGLTELRTMNYTRVPLTQPLRTRRGLPTVRPATMGDLKWLEAHLRERGEVVRLMADDLLAQEARMPTLAARYSPHGIHRGRSLFVVDGENEPLAMALAEEATPGLSWAEMTSAFSFVVPESRHPRAAEAREALAAHCVDHYRQLGKRSALALVQDEDVEGLVAMGFQWNCRVAKWTFHRSTARTWHMLMAAVFERLRSRSPRALGQDEERTD, from the coding sequence ATGGTCTCGCACGAGCAGTCGGTGTTGATCGTCCACCCGGATCCGGTGTTACGGGCAGGATTGGTGTCGGCGTTGGCCCCCCGGAGGATCATCGCGGTCTCCTCGCGAGATGATGCGACGCGCACCCTCGCCGAGCGGGTGCCGGACGTGGTGCTGGCGGATGTCGTGGAGGCCCGGCGGTTCATCCGGGATCTGGATCGGTTGGCGCCCGCGGCCATGCGGGTGTTTTTGTGTCCCCAGTCCCAGTCGCAGGAGCTCCGTGAGCTGGTGGACGTGGCGGCCGAGGGGCATGAGTTCCACACGGTGGATCCCACCGTCCCCGTGGAGGAGATGGCGCGCAGCCTCCGCGAGTTGATGCGCCAGCGGGCCTCCGTGCGCGTCACGACGACGGGGCTGGAGGCCGTCTTCCTCGTGGAGGGCAAGCCCTTGCGCGCCCAGTGCTTGAACGTGGGCAACGAGGGCGTGCTGCTGAAGCTGCCCGTGGACGCGCCCATCGAGCAGTTGCCGCCGGGCACCCGCGTCTTTGATTTGCGCCTGGAGCGGGCCGGGCAGGTGATGCTGCGCACCAACGGCTTCGTGCGGCACCTCGGCCTGGAGCGTGCGCCGGGAGATGCCTGGTTCCGGGTCGGCATCCAGCTGGAGCGGACCGGAACCGGCATCGGCCATGTGGAGCTGGCCACCCTCAATGACATGGTGCGCGTGCTCGCGGTGCTGCGGCGAGCGCTTCGGCGGCAAGGCACGTTGCAGTGCACGCTGGTGCAGGGGGTGCGCCGCCGGGAGGAGCTGGAGGCCACGCTCATCGAGGAAACCGCGGACGCGCCCGCCGTGCTGCGCTGTGCGCTGCCGCTGCGCTGGAACGTCTCGGTAGGAGACGTGGTCCAGCTCGTCTTCGACTTGAGCGGCAAGAGCTACCATGGCTGGGCCGCGGTGGTGCGCACCGAGGCCGACGGCTTCATCCTGTCGATGCCGCGCAGCCTGTCCATGTATCACCGGCGCAGCAGCATGCGCTTCCAGGCGGGAGAAGAGCAGACCTTCTCCGTCTCCTATGTGTCGCCGCTGACGGGCGAGCGCATGGAGTACCCGGTGATGGACCTGCACCCGCTGGGCCTCTCGTTCGCCTATGACGCGGCCCGGGACGTGCTCCCCGTGGGGCTGATCATCGACAGCTTCACCCTGGTGCTCCCCGATGGCACGCGGGCGCCTTGCAGCGCGGAGGTGCGCGACAGCTCGCCCCTGCTCAGCCATGCGGTGGGGGGCCTGGCCCGGCCCTTCCGCTGTGGGATGCGCCTCATCAACGTGCAGCCCGAGGCGCGCCAGGTCGTGATGGACGCGTTCGTCCAGGCCCGCTGCCCCCAGGTGCGCGACGGCCGCGCGGAGCCGTTCCAGAAGCTCTGGGAGCTGGCCCAGGCGGTCCACCTGTTTCATCCCGACTATCCCTTCGAGGAGGGGCCCCACCTGGCCCTCCTGGAGGACACGCACCGCAAGCTGGCCCATGTCCCCGATGGGCTCTTTCGCACCTTCCTCTATTGTGAGGGCGATGAGCTGCTGGGCCATGTCTCGGGCGTGCGGACGCACTCGCGCACGTGGATGGTGCAGCACCTGATGGTGATGCCCACCGTGCGCCGGGGGGAGAACATCTCCCGCGACCTGCCGGCCCTCAACGTGGACTACGCCGAGGCGCTCGAGGATGTGAACTACATGCGCATCTTCTGGCGCTTGCAGAACAAGTGGCCAGATCGCGTCTTCGGGTGGATTGCCCGCACCATGCACATCGAGGGGCTCACCGAGCTGCGGACGATGAACTACACGCGGGTGCCCCTCACCCAGCCGCTCCGGACGCGGCGGGGGCTGCCCACGGTGCGGCCCGCGACGATGGGAGACCTCAAGTGGCTTGAGGCCCACCTGCGTGAGCGCGGGGAGGTGGTGCGGCTGATGGCCGATGACCTCCTGGCCCAGGAGGCGCGCATGCCCACGCTGGCCGCGCGCTACTCGCCCCACGGTATCCATCGCGGGCGCTCCCTGTTTGTCGTGGATGGGGAGAATGAGCCGTTGGCGATGGCGCTGGCGGAGGAGGCCACCCCGGGGCTCAGTTGGGCGGAGATGACGTCGGCCTTCTCCTTCGTCGTGCCCGAGTCCCGCCACCCCCGGGCCGCCGAGGCGCGCGAGGCGCTCGCCGCCCACTGTGTGGACCACTACCGGCAGTTGGGCAAGCGCTCCGCATTGGCGCTCGTCCAGGACGAAGATGTGGAGGGGCTGGTGGCCATGGGGTTCCAGTGGAACTGCCGCGTGGCCAAGTGGACCTTTCACCGGAGCACGGCGCGCACCTGGCACATGCTCATGGCCGCCGTCTTCGAGCGGCTCAGGAGCCGGTCCCCCCGCGCCCTGGGACAAGACGAGGAGCGGACGGATTGA
- a CDS encoding methyltransferase domain-containing protein: MSDYLMESEAEARRLIEQARALPVRPHLLSTGLMPGMKVLDAGCGPGVVTSILAELVGPSGKVTGVDFNAPRLTEARASCAHLPQCHFVQADIRSTDLPGDTFDYVWSQYVLEYLPDPERAIAEFHRVARPGGRVVVADVDGLGGMNWPCPPELEEGIQTFHRAVREAGVDLYIGRKLFHLFRQAGLEQVRVHLAPLWIVTGAADARLLSDWQQRFATLEAALAPAYGGKAAYQAFCEGYLRLLSNPDALKYSVLLITEGQKR; the protein is encoded by the coding sequence TTGAGTGATTATTTGATGGAGTCCGAGGCGGAAGCCCGGCGGCTCATCGAACAGGCACGGGCGCTTCCCGTGCGGCCTCACCTGCTGTCCACCGGGTTGATGCCAGGAATGAAGGTGCTGGACGCGGGGTGTGGCCCGGGGGTGGTGACCTCCATCCTCGCGGAGCTGGTGGGCCCCTCCGGCAAAGTGACGGGCGTGGATTTCAATGCGCCGCGGCTCACGGAGGCCCGCGCCTCCTGTGCCCACCTGCCCCAGTGCCACTTCGTCCAAGCGGACATCCGCTCCACGGACTTGCCAGGGGACACCTTTGATTACGTCTGGAGCCAGTACGTCCTGGAGTACCTGCCGGACCCAGAGCGGGCGATCGCCGAGTTCCACCGGGTGGCCCGGCCCGGGGGGCGGGTGGTGGTGGCGGACGTGGACGGCCTGGGGGGGATGAACTGGCCCTGTCCTCCCGAGTTGGAGGAGGGCATTCAGACGTTCCACCGGGCGGTGCGGGAAGCGGGGGTGGACCTCTACATCGGCCGCAAGCTGTTCCACCTCTTCCGGCAGGCCGGGCTGGAGCAGGTAAGGGTGCACCTGGCGCCCTTGTGGATCGTCACCGGCGCGGCGGATGCCCGGCTGCTGAGCGACTGGCAGCAGCGCTTCGCGACGCTGGAGGCCGCGTTGGCGCCCGCCTACGGGGGCAAGGCCGCCTACCAGGCTTTCTGCGAGGGGTATCTGCGTCTGCTGTCGAATCCAGACGCCTTGAAGTATTCTGTTCTTCTCATCACGGAGGGACAGAAGCGTTGA